GAGCACCGTCAGGTCTTGTTGCTGCGCGTCGTGGCGGGTCTTCGGTCCCGCGAAGTCGGCGAGATTATGAACCGGACGGACGAGGCGGTGCGCAGCCTGCAACTGCGCGCGCTGACCGCCCTGCGTTCACTCTGGAAGGAGGCATCGTCACCCGATGCCGTCGCCGGAGCCGCCGACTGACGAGTTGATCCTCGAGCGTCTCTGCACCCGGCTGCGCGGCCGCGGCGGCGGGGCGGGTGAGGCGGTGGCGTCATGGAGGTCGGGCGAGTCCGGCGGCGGGCAGGGTAATGGCGGCAGCAACGATGGCAGTCATAATGATCACAAGTCGCTGACGCTGATAGACCGTGTCCCTGCCCGCGCGCCGGCGTCCCCGCGGCCGCGGGCGCCGGCTAACTCGGCTCGATCGGCTTGATCCCGTCTCCGATGTGAATCGTTCCCGCCTCGATGATCTGGGCCCGCAGGCCGCCGCGGTGGACCAAGCCTTGGCGGACCGGCCGGCCCGTCACCTCCTCGAGGTGATGACACGGCTCGCAGAGCCGAATGCCCAGCAGCGTGACCTCGCCCACACGGAACTCGCGGCCGACGAGGTGGTTGAGCGCCACGCCGCGCGTCACGATGTTGCGCCGGCTGTCGCCGGCGTCGAAATCGATCTCATAGTCCCGTCGCAGCGCCTCGATCGCCTCCTCTTCGATCAGCGTCACTTCGCGGTCTGGACCGTGCGTCGTGGAGTAGGTCCCCTTGTGCGCGTAATACCGGTCCTGGTCCAGCCCTTTGCCGGGAACCGCGCGCACGGCGGCCACCGGCTTCATCGACTCCGCGGCGCGCGGTGCGACATGCAGCGATACCACTGTCCCTTTGACCATGA
This bacterium DNA region includes the following protein-coding sequences:
- a CDS encoding MOSC domain-containing protein, with the translated sequence MVKGTVVSLHVAPRAAESMKPVAAVRAVPGKGLDQDRYYAHKGTYSTTHGPDREVTLIEEEAIEALRRDYEIDFDAGDSRRNIVTRGVALNHLVGREFRVGEVTLLGIRLCEPCHHLEEVTGRPVRQGLVHRGGLRAQIIEAGTIHIGDGIKPIEPS